Proteins co-encoded in one Sulfurihydrogenibium sp. genomic window:
- the recN gene encoding DNA repair protein RecN: MLSEIRIKKFLYLKDVEISLSDRLNVFTGETGVGKSLIIDAISFVLGERGSFEENDYVELMFEADNQYAEDGILILARQVKNGKNIYYLNGRKVVKSIIGEISQNLIEIHGQHASQKLFDTDYQREIFDKFSKVEDKLEEFQKLYSEYTKVKKEYEDILSKQAENQRKIDFLTFQINELSSANIKPGEKHKLEEEYKYLSNIALIKEVVELSKSVLSIQDNSVLSNLSLVIKNISKISDLSESLSKVLQNLEEAKALIEDAFYKLEDTDFYADDYKLREVEERLNLINNLERKYHVEADEMSNLLQSLNDELSTLMSLEDKLPELEDRLKTLENKINQLADEISSIRKSKVREFEDLVVEGLKDLAFKTPIFKVKIEEKPIDRYGKDKITFYFSANLGFEPRPLSEVASGGEISRISLILKLISKKSVKTLIFDEIDTGIGGKTAIEMAKKLKELSKDFQVILITHLPQIAVVGDRHFYISKEIEDGKTVAKVSLLEEDRSHEIARMLTGMIDENSLNLAKQLLKEGEKWTR; encoded by the coding sequence TTGCTTTCAGAGATTAGAATTAAAAAATTCCTTTATTTAAAAGATGTTGAGATTTCTCTTTCTGATAGACTGAATGTTTTTACCGGTGAGACGGGCGTTGGTAAATCTCTAATCATTGATGCTATATCGTTTGTTCTTGGAGAGAGAGGAAGCTTTGAAGAGAATGATTATGTTGAGCTGATGTTTGAAGCAGACAATCAGTATGCAGAAGATGGAATTTTGATTCTTGCACGGCAGGTAAAAAATGGAAAAAATATATACTATCTAAACGGAAGAAAGGTTGTTAAATCTATCATTGGTGAGATTTCTCAAAACCTTATAGAGATTCACGGACAGCATGCAAGCCAAAAGCTTTTTGATACAGACTATCAAAGAGAAATTTTTGATAAATTTTCAAAAGTAGAAGATAAACTTGAAGAGTTTCAAAAGTTATATTCAGAGTATACAAAAGTCAAAAAAGAGTATGAAGACATTCTATCAAAACAGGCAGAAAATCAAAGAAAGATTGATTTTTTAACATTTCAGATAAACGAGCTTTCATCTGCAAACATAAAGCCGGGAGAAAAACACAAGCTTGAAGAGGAATATAAATATTTATCAAATATAGCACTTATAAAAGAAGTTGTAGAGCTTTCTAAAAGTGTTTTATCAATTCAAGACAACAGCGTTTTATCAAATTTAAGCTTGGTGATAAAAAATATCTCAAAAATTTCTGATTTAAGCGAGAGTTTAAGCAAAGTTTTACAAAATCTTGAAGAAGCTAAAGCTTTAATTGAAGATGCTTTTTATAAGCTTGAAGATACAGATTTTTATGCAGATGATTATAAGCTTAGAGAGGTTGAAGAAAGACTAAATCTTATCAATAACTTAGAGAGAAAGTATCATGTTGAAGCTGATGAGATGTCAAACTTGCTACAGAGTTTAAATGACGAGCTTTCAACACTTATGAGTTTAGAAGACAAACTGCCTGAGCTTGAAGATAGGTTAAAAACATTAGAAAATAAGATTAATCAGTTAGCGGATGAAATATCAAGCATTAGAAAAAGCAAAGTAAGGGAGTTTGAAGACTTAGTGGTTGAAGGTTTAAAGGATTTGGCGTTTAAGACACCTATTTTTAAAGTTAAGATAGAAGAAAAGCCAATAGACAGATACGGAAAAGATAAGATAACTTTTTATTTTTCTGCAAACTTAGGATTTGAACCAAGACCGCTTTCAGAAGTTGCATCCGGCGGTGAAATTTCAAGAATCTCTTTAATATTAAAACTAATATCAAAAAAATCTGTTAAAACGTTAATCTTTGACGAGATAGATACAGGAATTGGCGGAAAAACAGCCATAGAGATGGCTAAAAAATTGAAAGAGCTGTCAAAAGATTTTCAAGTTATTTTAATTACTCATCTTCCACAGATTGCAGTAGTTGGAGATAGACATTTTTACATCAGCAAAGAGATTGAGGATGGTAAAACCGTTGCAAAGGTAAGTCTTCTTGAAGAAGACAGAAGTCATGAAATAGCAAGAATGCTTACAGGAATGATTGATGAAAATTCTTTAAATTTAGCAAAACAGCTTTTGAAAGAAGGAGAGAAATGGACAAGATAG
- the uvrA gene encoding excinuclease ABC subunit UvrA — protein MDKIVIHGARQHNLKNIDLELPKNKLIVITGPSGSGKSSLAFDTIYAEGQRRYVESLSAYARQFLGVMEKPDVDSIEGLSPAIAIDQKTTSKNPRSTVGTITEIYDYLRLLFARVGKPHCPECGVEISSQSAQEISESIMSLPEGTKIQIIAPIIRGQKGEHKDTLEKLKRLGYPRLRIDGEVYLTEEVPKLDKNKKHTIEVVIDRVVIKEGSRTRVNDSVEQALKLSDGLAVVNLVDEGKDIIYSEKFACPIHNFSIPELSPRLFSFNSPYGACPTCKGLGVIHKIDENLLIDEERVATEAFRIAENISFKYIKAMVSDYLTFNRIPRLKKFKELPQHVKKEILYGGRYFEGVIPHLERKFLETDNEKYREEIGKYIKEIQCPECKGARLRKEALTVLVNGKNIYDVVKMDIAKAFEFFQEYESIPKTEKEKLISEKIVKEIKERLKFLLDVGLDYLTLDRTATTLSGGESQRIRLATQIGSKLSGVLYVLDEPSIGLHPRDTEKLINTLKELRDLGNTVIVVEHDPETIEEADYIVDIGPGSGVYGGYITAVGTVEEIKNNPNSLTGKYLSGKLKIPLPAKRRPPNDDKYLIIRGAKEHNLKNIDVKIPLGLFVAITGISGSGKSTLIYDILWQAAKNRFHGSNEYVGKHEKIEGWEHIDKVINVDQSPIGRTPRSNPATYTKVFDLIRELYASTPEAKIRGYDPGRFSFNVKGGRCEACQGEGVVKIEMHFLPDIYVTCEVCGGKRYNKETLSVLYKGKSIADVLDMTVAEALEFFENIPSIRNKLKLLHDVGLDYIKLGQPATTLSGGEAQRIKLSRELSKRDTGKTLYLLDEPTTGLHSHDVAKLIQVLNKLVEKGNTVVVIEHNLDVIKCADWIIDLGPEGGDRGGYIVAEGTPDMVANNETSYTGKFLKKYLK, from the coding sequence ATGGACAAGATAGTAATCCATGGTGCAAGACAACATAACTTAAAAAATATAGATTTAGAACTTCCAAAGAATAAATTAATAGTTATTACTGGACCATCAGGCTCCGGAAAATCTTCATTGGCTTTTGATACAATTTATGCAGAAGGTCAAAGAAGATATGTAGAAAGCCTGTCAGCTTATGCAAGACAGTTTCTTGGAGTAATGGAAAAACCTGATGTAGACAGTATAGAAGGACTATCTCCCGCAATAGCAATAGACCAAAAAACCACATCTAAAAATCCACGTTCAACAGTTGGAACAATAACGGAAATTTATGATTATTTAAGACTCTTATTTGCAAGGGTAGGAAAACCACACTGTCCGGAATGTGGGGTTGAAATCTCATCACAATCTGCACAAGAGATATCAGAAAGTATAATGTCTTTGCCGGAGGGAACAAAAATACAGATAATCGCACCAATCATTAGAGGACAAAAAGGGGAGCATAAAGATACCTTAGAAAAGTTAAAAAGGCTTGGATATCCAAGATTAAGAATAGATGGAGAAGTTTATCTTACAGAAGAAGTTCCAAAGCTTGATAAAAACAAAAAACACACAATTGAAGTTGTAATAGATAGAGTTGTTATAAAAGAAGGTTCAAGAACAAGGGTTAATGACTCTGTGGAGCAGGCTTTAAAGCTTTCTGATGGGCTTGCGGTCGTAAATCTTGTAGATGAAGGTAAAGATATTATCTACAGTGAAAAGTTTGCATGTCCTATTCATAACTTCTCCATTCCTGAGCTTTCGCCAAGACTTTTTTCTTTTAACAGTCCTTATGGAGCCTGTCCAACCTGTAAAGGTCTTGGAGTTATTCATAAAATTGATGAAAATCTTTTAATAGATGAAGAAAGAGTAGCCACAGAAGCTTTTAGGATAGCCGAGAATATCTCTTTTAAATACATAAAAGCAATGGTTAGTGATTATTTAACTTTTAATAGAATTCCAAGGCTTAAAAAATTCAAAGAACTACCACAGCATGTAAAAAAAGAGATTCTTTATGGCGGTAGATATTTTGAAGGCGTAATTCCGCATCTTGAAAGAAAATTCTTAGAAACAGATAACGAAAAATACAGAGAAGAAATAGGGAAATACATTAAAGAAATTCAATGTCCAGAGTGTAAAGGTGCAAGGTTAAGAAAAGAAGCTCTAACTGTACTTGTCAACGGCAAGAATATTTACGATGTTGTAAAAATGGATATAGCCAAAGCTTTTGAGTTTTTCCAAGAGTATGAAAGTATACCAAAAACAGAAAAAGAAAAACTAATCTCAGAAAAGATTGTAAAAGAGATAAAAGAAAGATTAAAGTTTTTATTAGATGTTGGACTTGATTATCTAACCCTTGACAGGACAGCCACAACTTTAAGCGGTGGAGAATCTCAAAGAATTAGGCTTGCTACTCAAATAGGCTCTAAATTGTCGGGTGTTTTATACGTTCTTGATGAGCCATCTATAGGACTTCATCCAAGAGATACAGAAAAACTAATCAATACATTAAAAGAGCTTAGAGACCTTGGAAACACTGTCATAGTAGTAGAGCATGACCCGGAGACTATTGAAGAGGCAGATTATATTGTTGATATTGGACCGGGTAGCGGTGTATACGGTGGCTATATTACAGCAGTTGGAACTGTTGAAGAGATAAAAAATAATCCAAATTCATTAACAGGTAAATATTTAAGCGGAAAGCTAAAAATTCCACTACCGGCAAAAAGAAGACCGCCGAATGATGATAAATACTTAATCATTCGTGGTGCAAAAGAGCATAATCTAAAAAATATAGATGTAAAAATTCCACTTGGATTGTTTGTAGCTATCACAGGAATATCAGGAAGTGGCAAATCAACGCTGATATACGATATCTTATGGCAAGCAGCAAAAAATAGATTCCATGGGTCAAATGAATACGTAGGCAAGCATGAAAAAATAGAAGGATGGGAGCATATAGACAAAGTTATAAACGTAGACCAATCACCCATAGGAAGAACGCCAAGGTCAAACCCGGCAACCTACACAAAAGTTTTTGACTTAATAAGAGAGCTTTACGCATCTACTCCTGAGGCAAAAATAAGAGGATACGACCCGGGAAGGTTTTCTTTTAACGTAAAAGGAGGAAGATGTGAAGCATGCCAAGGTGAAGGTGTGGTTAAAATTGAGATGCACTTTCTGCCGGATATATACGTAACCTGTGAAGTCTGCGGTGGAAAAAGATACAACAAAGAAACTTTATCTGTTTTATACAAAGGAAAAAGTATTGCAGATGTTCTTGATATGACAGTTGCGGAAGCTTTAGAATTTTTTGAAAATATACCATCTATCAGAAACAAATTAAAACTTTTGCATGATGTGGGTCTTGATTATATAAAACTTGGACAGCCGGCAACCACGTTAAGCGGTGGAGAAGCTCAAAGAATAAAACTTTCAAGAGAGCTGTCAAAGAGAGATACAGGGAAAACTCTTTACCTGTTAGATGAGCCAACAACAGGCTTACATTCTCATGATGTAGCAAAGCTAATACAGGTTTTAAACAAACTTGTAGAAAAGGGCAACACTGTTGTTGTGATAGAGCATAATCTTGATGTTATAAAGTGTGCAGATTGGATCATAGACCTTGGACCGGAGGGCGGTGATAGGGGTGGCTATATTGTAGCAGAAGGAACGCCAGACATGGTTGCAAACAATGAAACATCTTATACAGGAAAGTTTTTGAAAAAGTATTTAAAGTAA
- a CDS encoding ATP-binding protein: MESNTLKDQHLDYEILISFLDYLKEGVIVVDENKNILFVNRFAQRFLNTPDYEGKHFKEVINDNYLYSIISHDYDKDTKLEVNIDSSKYLVNVYHIKGKKIIHLQDITPFEIYKQAKKDFVSNVSHELKTPISVLKSAMETIEEEIKDSNILKFVDMAKKRINQMDSLINDLLILARLESQEDLVNKRKYLLYKQVEDIFEDLQHLTKDKNIKLINNVPKNFEVYADEQKLSIALKNLIENAIKYNVQNGTVEVNAKTDGKYDIISVIDTGIGIPPESIPLVFERFYRVDKSRSRNIGGTGLGLSIVKHITEAHKGKVWVESQVGKGSKFYIKIPKT, encoded by the coding sequence ATGGAAAGTAATACCCTAAAAGACCAGCATTTAGATTATGAAATACTAATAAGTTTTCTTGACTATTTAAAAGAAGGCGTCATTGTCGTTGATGAAAATAAAAATATCTTGTTTGTAAATAGATTTGCACAGAGATTTTTAAATACTCCAGATTACGAAGGTAAGCATTTTAAAGAAGTTATAAATGATAATTATCTTTATTCTATAATTTCCCATGATTACGACAAAGACACAAAGTTGGAGGTAAACATAGATAGTAGTAAATACTTAGTCAACGTCTATCACATTAAAGGCAAAAAAATAATTCACTTACAAGATATAACACCATTTGAGATTTACAAACAAGCAAAGAAAGATTTTGTATCTAACGTATCTCATGAGCTAAAAACTCCAATCTCTGTTTTAAAATCTGCCATGGAAACAATAGAAGAGGAGATAAAAGATTCTAACATCCTGAAATTTGTAGACATGGCAAAAAAAAGAATAAACCAAATGGACTCTCTCATAAATGACCTTCTTATACTTGCAAGACTTGAATCTCAAGAAGATTTAGTAAACAAGAGAAAGTATTTATTATACAAACAAGTTGAAGATATCTTTGAAGATTTACAGCATTTAACAAAAGATAAAAACATAAAACTTATAAATAATGTTCCTAAAAATTTTGAAGTTTATGCAGACGAACAAAAATTAAGCATAGCGCTAAAAAATTTAATTGAAAATGCAATAAAATATAACGTTCAAAACGGTACAGTGGAAGTAAATGCAAAAACCGACGGAAAGTATGACATTATAAGCGTCATAGATACAGGTATAGGAATACCACCAGAATCAATTCCTCTTGTGTTTGAAAGATTTTACAGAGTTGATAAATCAAGAAGTAGAAACATCGGCGGAACAGGTTTAGGATTATCCATCGTTAAACACATCACAGAAGCCCATAAAGGCAAAGTATGGGTAGAAAGCCAAGTAGGAAAAGGAAGTAAATTTTATATCAAAATACCCAAAACATGA
- the phoU gene encoding phosphate signaling complex protein PhoU produces MLIEPRLNEIKERLLKMAEIVENMIDNSIKAIIEHNPEYLKYVEENESIVDQMEVENESLIITTMARFQPEAKYLRMLAMDLFVNRDLERIGDHAENIKEHAQSILTKPKLKEYVDLPKMTELTIQMVKDAIKAFAENDTNLARDVIKRDDTIDALEDQIIRELYTYMVEDPSTIKVGLRLIDVVKNIERVADIATNLAEEVIYMKEGKMLRHQELDENGK; encoded by the coding sequence ATGTTAATAGAACCAAGATTAAATGAAATCAAAGAAAGACTTTTAAAAATGGCTGAAATTGTAGAAAATATGATAGATAACTCAATAAAAGCTATCATAGAGCATAACCCGGAGTATTTAAAATATGTTGAAGAAAATGAAAGTATAGTTGACCAGATGGAAGTAGAAAATGAATCATTGATAATAACAACCATGGCAAGATTTCAGCCGGAGGCAAAATATTTAAGAATGCTTGCAATGGACTTGTTTGTAAACAGAGACCTTGAAAGAATAGGAGACCATGCAGAAAACATAAAAGAGCATGCCCAGTCTATATTAACGAAGCCAAAGTTAAAAGAATATGTAGATTTACCAAAAATGACTGAGTTAACAATACAGATGGTTAAAGATGCAATAAAAGCCTTTGCAGAAAATGATACAAATCTTGCAAGAGATGTAATAAAGAGAGACGACACAATAGATGCATTAGAAGACCAGATAATAAGAGAGTTATACACTTACATGGTAGAAGACCCGTCAACGATAAAAGTTGGATTAAGACTTATAGACGTTGTTAAAAACATAGAAAGAGTTGCAGACATAGCAACAAACTTAGCAGAAGAAGTTATTTACATGAAAGAAGGAAAAATGCTAAGACATCAGGAATTAGACGAAAATGGAAAGTAA
- the pstB gene encoding phosphate ABC transporter ATP-binding protein PstB, translating to MSENVKLQVKNLNFYYAGNKQALKNINMPVYENKITALIGPSGCGKTTLLRCFNRMHDLYPGNRYEGEIIFEGKNILAKDVDLMILRSKIGMVFQKPTPFPMSIFDNVAYGLRLQGIKNKTELQNRVEEALKDAALWDEVKDRLNASAFSLSGGQQQRLCIARAIAVKPEVILFDEPTSALDPISTSKIEELIVELKKNHTIIIVTHNMQQAARVSDYTAFMYLGELIEFDLTDIIFTKPSKKLTEDYVSGKFG from the coding sequence ATGTCTGAAAATGTAAAATTACAAGTTAAAAACTTAAATTTTTATTATGCTGGCAATAAACAGGCTTTAAAAAATATAAACATGCCGGTTTATGAAAATAAGATTACAGCACTGATTGGACCCTCTGGATGTGGTAAAACTACACTACTTAGATGTTTTAACAGAATGCATGACCTATACCCGGGCAACAGATATGAAGGAGAAATAATATTTGAAGGCAAAAATATTCTTGCAAAAGATGTAGATTTGATGATCTTAAGAAGTAAAATTGGTATGGTGTTCCAAAAACCAACGCCGTTTCCAATGTCTATATTTGATAACGTCGCATATGGACTGAGACTTCAAGGAATTAAAAACAAAACAGAGCTACAAAACAGAGTTGAAGAAGCTTTAAAAGATGCTGCACTCTGGGACGAAGTAAAAGATAGACTTAATGCATCAGCTTTTTCTTTGTCAGGTGGGCAGCAACAAAGGTTATGTATAGCAAGAGCAATAGCAGTAAAACCAGAAGTCATACTATTTGACGAGCCAACGTCAGCACTTGACCCAATATCAACATCAAAGATAGAAGAGCTTATAGTTGAATTAAAGAAAAATCATACTATAATTATTGTTACCCATAACATGCAACAGGCAGCAAGGGTTTCAGACTACACTGCATTTATGTATCTTGGAGAGCTTATTGAATTTGATTTAACAGATATTATATTTACTAAACCAAGTAAAAAACTTACAGAAGATTATGTTTCAGGTAAATTTGGTTAA